From a single Lolium rigidum isolate FL_2022 chromosome 7, APGP_CSIRO_Lrig_0.1, whole genome shotgun sequence genomic region:
- the LOC124672901 gene encoding uncharacterized protein LOC124672901 — MPPAPPPQRVQDMVELVEEILLRLPPNEPDSLVRAAVVCKPWRRLLSSHRFRRLYRDCFHRKPPMLGFFQSSLLLGSPSGSTFFDTYLAKKGSLLNPASTKGFLPRDPDGRYGVFDCRHGRVLLKCWDYDNYWAGVSKYVVWDPMTGSQRPLLTPYQRGGVNHGVAVLCAVGDCDHSACHMGPFHVVYITLDNENELGDRAWAYVYSSKTRKWSERAFLQLPGDNDHDMDKRPFVLLVAEALFSLIITFTPTKTRQVIKYDLGDESLSVFNVPPMVADWFEIPPALVTAEDGGLGLAHVDKFSLHLWSYDDGVAEWTLDRVIDLNKMSLPIGDPMIAPQVAGAVEGARSIFVVTDLGAYMIDLNSLTSKKLSQEICSSAKENVVFHVFPYLSFFNRPDNITGGGAASIRRSKRNRRPNPKYL; from the exons ATGCCGCCGGCGCCACCACCTCAGCGTGTCCAAGACATGGTCGAACTCGTCGaagagatcctcctccgcctcccgccgaaCGAGCCTGACAGCCTCGTCCGTGCGGCAGTCGTATGCAAGCCATGGCGCAGACTCCTCTCCAGCCACCGCTTCCGCCGTCTCTATCGTGACTGCTTCCACAGAAAACCTCCTATGCTAGGATTCTTCCAGAGCTCCCTCTTGTTGGGGTCGCCGTCGGGGTCGACATTCTTCGATACTTACCTCGCAAAAAAAGGATCCCTTTTGAACCCTGCCTCCACCAAAGGCTTCTTGCCGCGTGATCCCGACGGCAGGTATGGTGTGTTCGACTGCCGCCACGGTCGCGTGCTCCTAAAGTGCTGGGACTACGATAACTACTGGGCCGGCGTGTCCAAGTATGTCGTCTGGGACCCTATGACGGGCAGCCAGAGGCCGCTGCTTACGCCCTACCAACGCGGCGGCGTGAATCATGGGGTGGCAGTTCTATGTGCGGTTGGCGATTGTGACCACAGCGCCTGCCACATGGGTCCGTTTCATGTGGTTTACATCACCCTTGACAACGAGAATGAGCTTGGAGACAGAGCATGGGCGTACGTCTACTCCTCCAAGACTCGTAAATGGAGCGAACGGGCCTTTCTTCAGCTGCCTGGGGATAATGATCACGACATGGATAAAAGGCCTTTTGTTCTCCTCGTTGCAGAAGCATTGTTTTCCCTCATTATTACCTTTACGCCAACAAAAACACGCCAAGTTATCAAGTATGATTTAGGCGATGAATCCCTATCCGTATTTAACGTGCCCCCCATGGTCGCCGATTGGTTCGAGATACCACCAGCTCTCGTCACAGCCGAAGACGGTGGGCTCGGCCTGGCGCACGTGGACAAGTTCAGCCTCCACCTGTGGTCTTACGACGACGGGGTTGCGGAGTGGACACTCGACAGAGTCATTGATCTCAACAAGATGTCTCTCCCAATTGGCGACCCCATGATCGCACCACAGGTGGCTGGAGCTGTGGAGGGCGCTCGTTCCATCTTTGTAGTCACTGATCTTGGTGCCTATATGATCGATCTCAACTCACTGACGTCCAAGAAGCTGTCTCAGGAGATATGTTCAAGTGCTAAAGAAAATGTCGTATTTCACGTCTTTCCCTACCTTAGCTTCTTCAATCGACCAG ATAACATTACCGGAGGAGGCGCTGCTTCTATTCGGCGAAGCAAACGTAACAGGAGGCCCAACCCAAAGTACCTGTGA